Within Thermus sp. CCB_US3_UF1, the genomic segment GGGTCTTCCTGGGGGCCAAGGAGGCCCTCCTGGCCCGGGCGAGGGGCTACCGCTACCTGGGCTTCACCGGGTACCGGGGGGGGTACGAGGCCGTGGTGGAGGCTTCGGGGAGCGGCAAGGGCTTCCGCGAGGCCCTGGGCCTGGCCCGGGAGGGGGGCAGGGTCCTCCTCCTGGGGGCTCCGGGGCTGGCCTGGGCCGACCTCTCCCCCTTCTGGTTCAAGGAGGTGGGCCTCCTGGGGAGCTACACCTACACCCGGGAGGAGTTTGCCCAGGCCGTGGCCCTGCTGCCGGAGCTGGGAGGCCTCGAGGGCCTGGTGGGCGGGGTCTACCCCCTTGGGGCCTGGCGGGAAGCCCTCTCCGCCCGGGGCAAGGCCCTCTTCCGGCCAAATGTGCCCTAGAGGGGGATGGCCTCCCACCCCCTGGGCTATACTCCCGGGAAACCGCCAGGGGGTGGGGGATGGCCTGGGACGAGGAACCCTTCCAAGAGGCCGGGGAAAAGCTTAGGACCCTGCTCAAGGAGGTCAAGCGGGTCATCGTGGGCCAGGACCACCTCCTGGAGAGGATGTTGGTGGCCCTCCTGGCCCGGGGCCACCTCCTCATCGAGGGGGTGCCGGGCCTGGCCAAGACCCTTGCCGTCAAGACCCTGGCCGAGGCCGTGGGGGGGAGCTTCAGGCGCATCCAGTTCACCCCGGACCTGGTGCCCGCCGACCTTCTGGGGACCCGGGTCTACAATCCCAAGGAGGGGGAGTTCCGCACCGAGCTGGGCCCCATCTTCGCCCACCTCCTCCTGGCGGACGAGATCAACCGCGCCCCGGCCAAGGTGCAGTCGGCCCTCCTCGAGGCCATGCAGGAACGCCAGGTCACCCTGGGACGGGAAACCTACCCCCTGCCCAAGCCCTTTTTGGTCCTGGCCACACAAAACCCCATCGAGAGCGAGGGCACCTACCCCCTGCCCGAGGCCCAGCTGGACCGCTTTCTCCTCAAGGTGGTGGTGGACTACCCCGCCTTCCACGAGGAGCTGGAGATCGTGCGCCGCATGACCACCGGGGAGGAGATCCGGGTGGAGAAGGTGCTAAGCCTGGAAGACCTCCTGGCCCTCTCCCGCCTGGCGGACCAGGTCTACGTCCACCCCAAGGTGGCCGAGCACGCCGTGGCCCTGGTCCAGGCCACCCGGGACCTGGGGCGGGCCGGGCTTAAGGACCTCAAGCCTTACGTGGCCTATGGGGCAAGCCCCCGGGCCTCCTTGGCCCTGGTGGGGGGGGCCAAGGCCTTAGCCCTCCTGCGGGGCCGGGCCCACGCCCTGCCCGAGGACGTGCGCGACCTCTTCCCCGACGCCCTGCGCCACCGCCTGGTCCTCTCCTACCAGGCCCTGGCCGAGGGCGTGGGCCCCGAAGCGGTCCTCCAGGCCGTGTTGGACCGCTTCCCACCCCCCTTCGTTCCCCTGCATGACCCCTATGGAGACGCCCGAAGCCCTCTTGGCCCGCCTGGAGCTTAAGGTGGTGCGTCCCCTGGATGGGTTCCTCTTCGGGGACTACCGGGGGGTGTTCTACGGCAAGAGCCTGGAGCTGGCGGAAATCTCCCCCTTTAGCCCGGGAGATGAGGCGGAGCGCATCGACTGGCCGGCCACCGCCCGCACGGGGGAGGTCCACGTGCGCCGCTACCGGGAGGAGCGGGAACTCACCCTCTGGCTCCTCCTGGACGGAAGCCCCTCCATGCGCTTCGGCTCCAGGAGGCGGGAAAAGTACGGCCTGGCCCTGGAGCTGGCCCTCTCCGTGGCCTACATCGCCCTGCGCCACGGGAACCGGGTGGGGGCCCTCCTTCCCTCCGGCCTCCTTCCCCCAAGGGGGGGTAAGGCCCAGGCCCTCCTCCTGGCCCGGGAGGCCTTAAGGCCCGGGCCCGCCCGGCCCCTGGGGGAAGCCTTGGACCTCCTGGGCCGGGTGGCCCGGAGGCGGAGCCTCCTCTTCCTCCTTTCCGACTTCTTGGACCCCTTTTACCCGCCCCTGGCCCGCCTGGCCGCCCGGCACGACACGGTGGCGGTCCTGGTAGAAGACCCCCTGGAGCGGGAACTCCCCGGGGGCGGGGTCCTGAGCTTCTACGACCCGGAAACCGGGGAGGAGGTGGAGGTGAACGCCCTGGACCCCCGGGTGCGGGAAGCCTACCGCCGGCGGGCCGAGGCCCACCGGCAGGCCCGCATGGGGGAGATCCGCAAGGCAGGGGCGGACCTTCTCCTGGCCTCCACGGAGGTGGACCTGGTCCCCCTGCTCCTCGGCTTCGTGGAAAGGAGGCGGAGATGGCCTTCCAAAGCCCCACGGGCCTCCTCCTAGGCCTCCTCCTCACCCTGGTTGGCCTCCTCCTCCTCTTCCTCCTGGAGCGGGGGGGAAGGAGGCGATTGGGCCGCCTCCTGGACCCGGCCTTCGCCCCCAGGCCCAGGCCCCTTCCCCTCCCCTACCTCCTCGCCCCCTTCCTCCTCCTCCTGGCCGCGGGCCGCCCCGAGGCCACCCTGCCCTGGCGGGAGAACCTCACCCAGGTGGTCCTGGTGGTGGACACCAGCCACTCCATGGCCGCGGACGACGAGCAGCCAAACCGCCTGGAGAAGGCCAAGGCCCTGGCGCAAAGGTTCCTCCAGGGCCTGGACCCTTCGGTGAAGGCGGGCCTGGTGAGCTTTGGCCCCCAGGCGGTCTTGGTCCTCTCCCCTTCCACCGACCGCGGCGCCCTCCTGGAGGCCCTAAAGGGCCTCAAGCCCGGGGGAAATAGCCCCTTGGGCCAGGGTCTCCTCCAGGCCAAGCGGGTCCTTAGGCCCGAGGGCCCCGAGCGGGACCTGCCCGAGGCCAGGCCCCCAGCCGCCCTCCTCCTCCTCTCCGACGGGGCGGCCAACGCGGGCCAAGACCCCTTGGAGGCGGCAGCGGAGCTGGCCCGGGTGGACCTCCCCATCTTCGTCCGCCCCCTGGGGGACCCTAGGGGAACGGTGAGCCGCATCGGGGAAGGGCTTTACTTCGTGCCCGCCGACCCTGGCCGCCTCCTGCGCCTGGCCCAGGCCACCGGGGGGCAGGTCCTCCAGGAGGACTTCCGAGCCCTCTACCGGGCCCTCAAGCCCCACCACGTCTGGCGCAGCCGTCCCCAGGAGCTGGCCCAGGCCCTGGTGGCGGCGGCCTTCCTCCTCCTGGGCTTCGGGGCTTACCGGGAGCTGGCCCTGGAAGGGAGGTGGCCGTGAGCCTCCTGGCCCCCGAAGCCCTAAGCCTTTTCCTCCTCCTGGCCTTTCTCCTCCTGGGCCTTTACCGCCGGCGGCCCAAGGCCCGCCTGCCCCACCCCCTGGCCCCCCTCCTTAAGGAGGCGGCCAAGGAGGCCCGTGGGCCCTTGGCCTGGGCTCCCACCCTGGCCTTCGCCCTAGGCCTAGGGCTCCTGGCCCTGGCGGCCTCGAGGCCCCTCCTGCCCTTACCCAGCCGGGCCAGCGCCCACGCCACCATCCTGGTCATCGACGTGAGCCGGAGCATGATGGCCACCGACCTGAAGCCCAACCGCCTCGAGGCGGCCAAGGAAGCCGCCCGGAGCTTCCTCAAGGAAGCGCCCCCGGCCCTGCGGGTGGGCCTGGTGGCCTTCAGCGGCCAGGCCCAGACCGTCCACCCCCCCACCCTGGACCGCAAGCGCCTTCTGGAAAGCCTCAACAGCCTGGAGTTTGGCCGCTCCACCGCCATCGGGGAGGGGATTCTGGAGGCTTTGAAGAACCTTAGGGAGGCTGGGGGCAAAGGGGATATCCTCCTTCTCACCGACGGGCGGAACCGCACCGGGGCCGACCC encodes:
- a CDS encoding DUF58 domain-containing protein, translated to METPEALLARLELKVVRPLDGFLFGDYRGVFYGKSLELAEISPFSPGDEAERIDWPATARTGEVHVRRYREERELTLWLLLDGSPSMRFGSRRREKYGLALELALSVAYIALRHGNRVGALLPSGLLPPRGGKAQALLLAREALRPGPARPLGEALDLLGRVARRRSLLFLLSDFLDPFYPPLARLAARHDTVAVLVEDPLERELPGGGVLSFYDPETGEEVEVNALDPRVREAYRRRAEAHRQARMGEIRKAGADLLLASTEVDLVPLLLGFVERRRRWPSKAPRASS
- a CDS encoding MoxR family ATPase — encoded protein: MAWDEEPFQEAGEKLRTLLKEVKRVIVGQDHLLERMLVALLARGHLLIEGVPGLAKTLAVKTLAEAVGGSFRRIQFTPDLVPADLLGTRVYNPKEGEFRTELGPIFAHLLLADEINRAPAKVQSALLEAMQERQVTLGRETYPLPKPFLVLATQNPIESEGTYPLPEAQLDRFLLKVVVDYPAFHEELEIVRRMTTGEEIRVEKVLSLEDLLALSRLADQVYVHPKVAEHAVALVQATRDLGRAGLKDLKPYVAYGASPRASLALVGGAKALALLRGRAHALPEDVRDLFPDALRHRLVLSYQALAEGVGPEAVLQAVLDRFPPPFVPLHDPYGDARSPLGPPGA
- a CDS encoding VWA domain-containing protein, with protein sequence MSLLAPEALSLFLLLAFLLLGLYRRRPKARLPHPLAPLLKEAAKEARGPLAWAPTLAFALGLGLLALAASRPLLPLPSRASAHATILVIDVSRSMMATDLKPNRLEAAKEAARSFLKEAPPALRVGLVAFSGQAQTVHPPTLDRKRLLESLNSLEFGRSTAIGEGILEALKNLREAGGKGDILLLTDGRNRTGADPLQAAEEAAGMGVRIFAVGVGVPGWTPGPEDPVTGLGFFPGAYEVDEELLWSLAEFTGGKYFLVDSEGELAELYRNLAREVRLGMEPVEATGLLGVLGGLLALLGVGLRRYLSPA
- a CDS encoding VWA domain-containing protein; its protein translation is MAFQSPTGLLLGLLLTLVGLLLLFLLERGGRRRLGRLLDPAFAPRPRPLPLPYLLAPFLLLLAAGRPEATLPWRENLTQVVLVVDTSHSMAADDEQPNRLEKAKALAQRFLQGLDPSVKAGLVSFGPQAVLVLSPSTDRGALLEALKGLKPGGNSPLGQGLLQAKRVLRPEGPERDLPEARPPAALLLLSDGAANAGQDPLEAAAELARVDLPIFVRPLGDPRGTVSRIGEGLYFVPADPGRLLRLAQATGGQVLQEDFRALYRALKPHHVWRSRPQELAQALVAAAFLLLGFGAYRELALEGRWP